One Coregonus clupeaformis isolate EN_2021a chromosome 21, ASM2061545v1, whole genome shotgun sequence DNA window includes the following coding sequences:
- the LOC121535375 gene encoding crystallin J1A-like, with protein sequence MAMYLADRALGAIIGSAVADAAAQPLHWVYDLDKLDEFLNEAPTPEFRPKSANPFYRRDTGNQSCYGDQAFVLLESLSECGGLNVDDLRKRTYNFFGPRSEYDTPVNDPYRDRSGPRPQLPIEGPWRHASLKSFMKNMDAGKEETGCETDFQPDGIAKLAPIVALYAGKPDMLEKVEEAVRVTQNNDACVAETLAAARILEHFILNGPDANVLDSVLDQLTDPNRKQPQDLDKAVVGHIYQVRENLTKAHQDLIPSVFPNSUGLPGAFQAALHGVLTAKEFDQAIRDTMVCGGCTCSRSSFIGACLGAQIGLQGIPNSWKTKTLRYNSLLEHSKKVTERYHQM encoded by the exons ATGGCCATGTATCTGGCTGACAGAGCTCTAGGAGCCATCATTGGATCAGCTGTAGCCGACGCAGCAG CCCAGCCCCTGCACTGGGTGTACGACTTGGATAAGCTGGATGAGTTCCTGAATGAGGCCCCTACACCCGAGTTCAGGCCCAAGTCAGCCAACCCTTTCTACCGCCGTGACACGGGCAACCAGAGCTGCTATGGGGACCAGGCCTTCGTGTTGCTGGAATCACTGTCTGAATGTGGAG GTCTGAACGTCGATGATCTGAGGAAGAGGACGTATAACTTCTTTGGGCCCAGGTCGGAGTATGACACCCCTGTCAATGACCCGTACAGGGATAGGAGTG GACCCAGACCTCAGCTGCCCATTGAGGGACCATGGAGACATGCAAGTCTAAAGAGCTTCATGAAAAACATGGACGCAGGCAAGGAAGAAACAG GATGTGAGACGGACTTTCAGCCGGATGGGATAGCGAAGCTGGCTCCGATCGTGGCGTTGTACGCTGGGAAGCCTGACATGCTGGAGAAGGTAGAGGAAGCTGTCCGAGTCACACAGAACAACGACGCCTGTGTGGCGGAGACGCTGGCGGCAGCAAG GATCCTGGAGCATTTCATCCTGAACGGTCCTGATGCGAATGTCCTGGATTCTGTTCTTGATCAGCTCACTGACCCGAACAGGAAACAGCCACAGGACCTGGACAAAGCCGTGGTTG GCCACATTTACCAGGTGAGGGAGAATCTGACCAAGGCTCACCAGGATCTGATCCCCAGTGTGTTCCCCAACAGCTGAG GTTTGCCCGGTGCGTTCCAAGCAGCGCTTCATGGGGTCCTGACGGCTAAGGAGTTTGACCAGGCTATCAGGGACACCATGGTCTGCGGGGGGTGCACCTGCAGCCGGAGCTCATTCATCGGGGCCTGTCTAGGGGCTCAG attGGGCTTCAAGGCATCCCTAATTCATGGAAGACGAAGACACTACGGTACAACTCTCTACTGGAACACTCCAAAAAAGTGACTGAACGTTATCACCAAATGTAA